The following proteins are co-located in the Anas platyrhynchos isolate ZD024472 breed Pekin duck chromosome 1, IASCAAS_PekinDuck_T2T, whole genome shotgun sequence genome:
- the ADM2 gene encoding protein ADM2: protein MRAPAPLALGCISLVLCLLQLPGCRPLPAGRSPKHREPPDRRPSPASLQAPRQRPAPLPLRGEPPGPQPPAPPQPAGGPRRRPLVPRHGPRLTPRHGPRPAPRHGPKLAPRHGAPRHPVARRGRRHAGGRLHHAQLLRVGCVLGTCQVQNLSHLLWQLRGQSGRQDSSPMNPNSPHSYG from the exons ATGAGAGCCCCGGCGCCGCTTGCGCTGGGTTGCATCAGCTTGGTGCTgtgtctgctgcagctgcccggCTGCCGGCCCctgcccgcggggcgctcgccCAAGCACAG GGAGCCCCCGGACCGgagaccctccccagcttcGCTACAGGCGCCCCGGCAGCGCCCGGCACCGCTCCCACTCCGCGGAGAGCCCCCGgggccgcagcccccggccccaccGCAGCCTGCGGGTGGCCCCCGGCGCAGACCTCTCGTCCCCCGGCACGGCCCGAGGCTCACCCCGCGGCACGGACCCCGGCCAGCCCCCCGGCACGGCCCGAAGCTCGCCCCCCGGCACGGTGCCCCCCGGCACCCCGTTGCGCGGCGGGGCCGTCGGCACGCCGGGGGCCGCCTGCACCACGCGCAGCTGCTGCGGGTGGGCTGCGTGCTGGGCACCTGCCAGGTGCAGAACCTCAGCCACCTCCTGTGGCAGCTGAGGGGACAGTCGGGCCGCCAGGACTCGTCCCCCATGAACCCCAACAGCCCCCACAGCTACGGCTGA